Proteins from one Impatiens glandulifera chromosome 2, dImpGla2.1, whole genome shotgun sequence genomic window:
- the LOC124927242 gene encoding uncharacterized protein At1g76070 has product MAMDKPPARPKSKLLKFLPKAAPSAITFHNPPFSPGRSEQHPPTKHKPPHPRSGLSVIPSGATHRKNHPKNSGDFENQEPTSPKISCMGQIKIKHNTKKINKKEIDKPKHIKSAAASHKQHVLKRIFGGGGGGGGGGTKPSFRKSKSDMSAAVSSSKMSPPNRAPALSQMQRFSSGRESLAGFDWTVHLAPEKVEHRRRELTINYYSDEEREREGDSDDEDGEPIIPFSAPLMGGAGAGDCGGGRGGAGGRGGFCLEPRKEINLWKRRTMVQPRPLQLNTHG; this is encoded by the coding sequence ATGGCGATGGATAAACCTCCGGCAAGACCAAAAAGCAAGCTTTTAAAGTTCTTACCAAAAGCAGCTCCATCGGCAATAACATTCCATAATCCTCCATTCAGCCCCGGTAGATCTGAACAACACCCACCGACCAAACATAAACCGCCGCATCCCAGAAGTGGGTTGTCAGTGATCCCGTCGGGAGCAACTCACCGGAAAAATCATCCCAAAAACTCCGGCGATTTCGAGAATCAAGAACCCACTTCACCAAAAATCTCATGTATGGGACAAATCAAGATCAAACACAACACTAAGAAGATAAACAAGAAGGAAATCGATAAACCTAAGCACATCAAATCCGCGGCGGCATCTCATAAACAACATGTTTTGAAGAGAATCTTCGGCGGCGGCGGTGGCGGTGGCGGGGGAGGTACGAAGCCATCTTTTAGGAAATCGAAATCTGATATGTCGGCGGCTGTGAGTTCGTCGAAGATGTCGCCGCCGAACAGGGCGCCGGCGTTGAGTCAGATGCAGCGTTTTTCTAGTGGTCGGGAGAGTTTAGCTGGATTTGATTGGACTGTTCATTTGGCGCCGGAGAAGGTGGAGCATCGCCGGCGGGAGCttactattaattattactCCGATGaggaaagagaaagagaaggagATAGCGATGATGAAGATGGGGAACCCATAATTCCATTCTCTGCCCCATTGATGGGCGGCGCCGGCGCCGGAGATTGCGGCGGTGGTCGCGGCGGTGCCGGAGGAAGAGGAGGGTTTTGTTTAGAGCCTAGGAAAGAGATTAATCTATGGAAGAGGAGGACCATGGTTCAACCTAGGCCTCTTCAATTGAATACACATGGTTAG